GGACTATACAGCCGGCACATCCACCTCGGTGACGTTGCCCGAGACTGTAGGGCCGAAGGCTATATCCGGTGTGTTCTTCGGCGGCATTTTCCAGAGCCTGGGCAGCTGGACCTTGCTGGGCGATGATGTGACGTTGCAATTCGACAGCGCCATTCCACTGGGCATCGATGAAATCACGGTGACCTACTACGCGCCGGGCGTACTGGGAACATTCCTGCAAGCTGGCTTTGGTCCCACGTCGCGGTCCTTTCAGGACAAGATGCGGGACTTCATTGATATTCGTGACTTCGGGGCGAAATGCGACGCCGTGGTGGATGAGGACGGAGCGCTGGTATCCGGCACGGACGATACCGCCGCGTGGCAGCGCGCCGTCGCGGCGGCGGCGTTTAAAGGCGGCGGGACCGTAGGCCATACGCGTGGCATCAGCCGGATCACTTCGACCATCACCATCAATGCCGACAACGTGTCCATCGCGGGTTACGGTGGCGTCGTTTTCTTTGAAAAAACGGATTTCGCTTACGAGCACGGCATCCTGATAACCGGGTGCTCGCACAATACGGTGGCCGGGATCCGCATGATTTCAGACCCGGCGTATGTCCGCGATGATACGGGTTTCGGCGTTTGCATTCTGAACGCTGACGACACACTGGTAATGGGCAACACGTTTGAAAATATCCCGTCGGCGGCTGTGTGGTTCATGCATTCCGCGGGCGGCCGGGCGATCGGCAACAGGATCAAAGACACCAAGGCGGACGGCATTCATTTCTCAGACGGTTGCCGGCATTTCGTGTGCTGCGGTAATTCGCTCACCGGCTGCGATGATGATGCCATCGCGGTGGTGCTCGATACCGAAGGCGCGGACCAGCCCACCGGCGGCAGCATTTCCGGGAACGTCGTCATGTCCACGCCGGGCGGCCACGGCATTGTCTTCATTGGCTGCTCTGGCCTGTCGATCACAGGGAACACGCTGTACGCGACGGGTTACGCTGCCATCGGCAATTACATGTATGCGGACAGCAGGCGCGCAAACAACGTGACGATATCCGGCAACACTATCGTGAACCCGGCGCTGCACACGGACGATCAGTTGAACCAATGCGGCATGCTGCTGGCGTACATAGAAGATTCGCTGATCGAAAACAATCAGATATCGGGCGTCCAGGAAAACCCGTCGTGGGAAGGCGCCGGCATACTGCTGGTGTCCTACCGGGATGTGACCATACGGGGCAACACCATCAGGAACTGCGCTGATCGTGGGGTCTGGGTGCTGGACAGTGTGGGCGGTTCCTCAGCTGACCGCGCCCGGCTGTTCATCGATTCCAACTCCTTTTTCACGGTGTCGAAGGAAGCCATTCGGGTCAACCCGTCAAGCGCTTTCGTAGATAGCGTGTTTGTGACCAACAACAAGTTCACGGACTGCGGATTCGAGAGCGGTTACTCGACCGTCTCCCTCGGCCGGACGCAGGCCACACCGTTGCGCTACTACGGAAATATGGCGCTCACCAACGAGCTGAACTCGATCACGCTTGATGCGTCGCAAGCTTCCGACATCAAGCAGGCGAACAACATTCCCGTTATCCCGTAAGGACGCACAGCCATGAAACGACTGTTCATCGCCGCCGGAATCATCTTCGCGGCCACCGCCGGCGCGGCCACCCTGGTGCCGTCCTCGCTTATCCAGTGGGTGGCGCCCGTATCCATCCCGTCGCCGAATCTGACCGGCACACCGACGGCGCCCACGGCAGCCGGCACGGACGCCAGCACCCAGATCGCTACCACAGCTTTCGTGGCTGGCAACTTCGCGAAGAAAGGCGCGAACACCGACATCACCAGCCTGAACGCGCCCGCGCTTGGGGCGGCCACTGCCACGACCGCAGCGGCCGGCGACAACACCACGAAGGTAGCGACCACGGCCTATGTGCGTGGGGTCTATGCGGCGCCGCCTGCCATCGGCAGCACGACGCCTGCGGCTGGGTCATTCACGACCCTGTCGGCCAGCGGCAACGCGACCGTGACCGGGACGTTGACTGTGAACGGCAACCCGGGCTGGACGGCATATACGCCGACGCTCGCCGCGCAGAGCGGAACCTTTACCAGCGCCACCGCCAACGGCGCGTATTACAAAGTGGGCGGCCTGGTCTTTTATCGGGCGCTGGTCCAGATTACGACGGTGGGCACCGCATCCGGCGCGGTCCTGGTTGGATTGCCGTTCACCAGCAACTCCGGCACGGCGAGCGGCCCCCTGGCTTTGTCGGGGCGGGATAACTCCACGGGCAAGGCGCTTGTCGGCACCTTTTCCGCAGGCGCGACTGCGGCCACGGTGCTGAACTACGACAACACATCGCCTGTCGTGGCGGGTGCGCAGATGATTATCTCGGGCACGATGGTGGCGAACTGATGACGCCGCCCACGCCGCGCGAAGATTTCCCAGCCGAAGTAGGTGAGGGCACGCGGATGATCCTGGACGCCATCCAAGGCTGGCGCCATGAAGACCGCGAAGAGCTGGCCGCCAAACACGCGGAGAACGCAGCCCGTATGGAAGCCTTCGATCGCGAGCTGAAGGCGATGTCAGCAGCAGTGAAGCTGGGCTATCCGGAAGGCGACGCGGATGCTCACCGGCGGTATCACGAGGCGTTGATTAAAAAGGCGGAAGCCCGTGCCAGGCTCTACGAAAAGCTGCTTGCCGAACTCATAGGCAAGGGGTTTATCGCATTCCTGATTTTCCTCGCTGGTGCCATAGGGTATTACCTGAAAGAGAAATTCCTGAAATGAACTTCGATATCGCATGCGACCGTCTGCTGGACGCCGAAGGCGGCTATGTCAACGACCCGAACGACCCGGGCGGCGAAACGAAATTCGGGATCAGCAAGCGTTCTTACCCGAACGTCGACATCAAGAACCTGACCCGCGACCAGGCCAAGTCGATATACCTGCGCGACTTCTGGAATCGGATCAACGCTGACAAGCTGCCTGACGGCGTGGCTTTCCAGGCGTTCGACTTCGCCGTCAACAGTGGCATCGAGACGGCGGTGCGCAAGCTGCAGCGCGCCCTGGGCGTGGCCGATGATGGGCATTGGGGGCCGATCAGCCAGGCCGCCGCGGACGCCATGTCGGAGTCCGACCAGATCATGCTGCTGAACGCCGAACGGCTGGACTTCATGCGCAGGCTTTCGACGTGGAAATCGTTCGGCGCGGGCTGGGCCGGCCGCATCGCCAATAATTTGCGCTACGGCGCACAGGACTCGTGACATGGACTTCGACTGGAAAAAGATCATCGGCACCGCGGCGCCCATGCTGGCGACGGCGCTGGGCGGCCCGCTGGCCGGCATCGCCGTATCC
This genomic interval from Bordetella genomosp. 9 contains the following:
- a CDS encoding glycoside hydrolase family 108 protein, giving the protein MNFDIACDRLLDAEGGYVNDPNDPGGETKFGISKRSYPNVDIKNLTRDQAKSIYLRDFWNRINADKLPDGVAFQAFDFAVNSGIETAVRKLQRALGVADDGHWGPISQAAADAMSESDQIMLLNAERLDFMRRLSTWKSFGAGWAGRIANNLRYGAQDS
- a CDS encoding right-handed parallel beta-helix repeat-containing protein, which encodes MTISSETRKAGPDTGNGSTTVWPFDFKVFLKSDLQVLVTDAEGQDTILVLDSDYSVALNADQDGNPGGSVTYPLSGDPLAAPSKITIVSAVPYTQPTDLSNSGGFYPETIEQMVDRVTIQVQQVRGDLGRALKLGETDVDGEGSYRANGNRIQDLADPINPQDAATANSVEEVAQGVREYAEELVASIQTSTAQVYDPVLLHDGADYTAGTSTSVTLPETVGPKAISGVFFGGIFQSLGSWTLLGDDVTLQFDSAIPLGIDEITVTYYAPGVLGTFLQAGFGPTSRSFQDKMRDFIDIRDFGAKCDAVVDEDGALVSGTDDTAAWQRAVAAAAFKGGGTVGHTRGISRITSTITINADNVSIAGYGGVVFFEKTDFAYEHGILITGCSHNTVAGIRMISDPAYVRDDTGFGVCILNADDTLVMGNTFENIPSAAVWFMHSAGGRAIGNRIKDTKADGIHFSDGCRHFVCCGNSLTGCDDDAIAVVLDTEGADQPTGGSISGNVVMSTPGGHGIVFIGCSGLSITGNTLYATGYAAIGNYMYADSRRANNVTISGNTIVNPALHTDDQLNQCGMLLAYIEDSLIENNQISGVQENPSWEGAGILLVSYRDVTIRGNTIRNCADRGVWVLDSVGGSSADRARLFIDSNSFFTVSKEAIRVNPSSAFVDSVFVTNNKFTDCGFESGYSTVSLGRTQATPLRYYGNMALTNELNSITLDASQASDIKQANNIPVIP